The window AAATTATATCAAGTATTTTATTATCTCTAAAAGAAAATCGAGTATTTTATTATCTCTAAAAGAATATccagtatttttttattatctccaGAAGAATAtctagtatttttttattatctccaGAAGAATATTTAGTTTTCATTATCTTCAGAAGAATATCTagtattgtttttatattatctcttacaaaaagaaaaatatcgaaTGTTTTTATTACCTCCTGAAGAACATCGAGTTGTTTTGATCTTAGTAGAGACGTTAACACACtagaattttcttaattttgtcCATaggaattttctttaaaaattcctATGGACAAAATTAATCTGTATGTTACAAATTTAGATGGAGTATGAGCACTACAGTAATGAAGGCGTTGCCATCTCCGTTTGGTCAAGAGAACAAGACTTTTCTGTTATGGGCTTTATCGTCGACCACTTAGATATGCTCATTACCGAATGGTACCCAGGTTCAAatatatataagttttttttgcgtttgagtttatttttttgaaagcaTATTTAGACTTGCTTTACTAAGCTAATAAACACGAGATGAGCATAGTGGTAAGGCTCAGTTCTAAAAGTATTCTATTTCTGTATTATTTACAAGTAAtgagacaattttttttataagaagtaAGAAATTCGCATTCCCAGAAGAAAATTAGCGTTTTCAATTTTATTGacatattttgtgaaaaaaaaaattattgttgtaaaatcatatttttggaaataagtATAACATGAGCGTATTTTAAATGGGAAAAATGAAAATCTGTTATCTCTTAAagctttaaatttttgtaataaaaaaatatttttttcacttaaattttgattttcaggACTTGAAGATGTAGACGAATATGGCTGCGCTTTGATTCAAAAGTTAATTCCATGTCCTGTATGTAAATTTGCTCGACAACAGACACTAGAGAATTTTCATGGTTTAGCTGGAAACTTGAAAGAGAATTATGCATCGTTTTTTCGGGAACCGAAATACGTTAATCAATTTGATCTCCAGGTGTGCGCGTTGGCCGCAACAAGCTTCAAAGCAATCAGTTGCACAAGACATGCTTCAGAACCAGTGAAGCTGCGGCTAGTAGTACCAGACCTGCTGTTAACAGACCTTCCTAGTCACTACGTGATCAATCCTGACGAATTTGAATTCGAACCATCTGAACAGACACGCCTTGGTGAGGGAGGAGCAGGAGGTGTGTACCGTGGTTGTTATCAGGGGAAAGCAATTGCTGTCAAACAGTTCCATTCTGCTACGAAAACAAGGTAAGACATTTACTAATGCAAATTTTATGGTCTTAAGGATTAAAAAAAAGGCTGGATAATACTGGATAAACTATGAAGACTAAAAAAGTACTAAAAACTACTAAAGACTAAAAAAGATACAGTATTAGTGAATTTTTAAGTAACTGCGTATTATAAGTATGAAGTAGAAATAGGAATAATATGAATAAACAGAGGTAGAAATAAATTTTGGTTTAAATAATGAGTATCACAAGCGCTctgatgaatttttaaaagaaagttaaaGCATGCAAAAAGTTACGAAACAACAATTTTGTGCACAAAATTACAACGCACTTTAACAAATCAGGAGTGTTATGGTATATGCTAGGAAGGTAATAATCTTCCAATACAAACACTTGTTAAGgataaatattctttttaaatagatATTTTAATGAGTCGTTTCAAGATGCCAACTCGAATTGGACCGACAACTCTTCTGATGTGTTCATGCCCACGGATCAAACTATAGAAGATCACATGGAAGATGGGAAAGTGATCAGAGCCTTTTGGGACTTACGTCAAGAGGTCAGTATCACTGCAATAACATAATCTTGCAGGGGGTAATGTGATGTCAATTGTTTactcttttaaactttttaggtTGCTGTATTATGTCGCTTGCAACATCCGAATGTTATCAACTTCGTTGGTGTTTGCCACACCCCTTTGTGTTTTGCTCTGGAATTAGCACCCATGGGGAGTTTGCAAACTATTTTGGAGAAGTTGCAAAATGAGAGAGAGGAGAAATATCGAGGTGTACCCACGTTTAACATGTGTGTTGGGTCAGTGCTCAGCAAAGAAATCACCCACCTGATAGCACTTCAGGTAAGTTGGCATAAAGCGAACCACTTTTacgaagaaaaacaataacagtaATCTTCATGATGGGTCAATAATCTTTGACACGAGCTTTAAGCGTGTATTTTCTACATTTCTGCATGTAACAACTTGCTTCTTGTGTTTAGGTCGCGCATGCGTTGTGCTACTTGCACGAATCAGAAATTATATATCGTGATTTGAAATCTGATAACGTGCTCGTGTGGTCGTTAAATCCAGATGACGATATTAACGTTAAAATTTCAGATTATGGAATTTCAGCGTTTGCAACTCCGCAGGGCGTTATTGGAGAGGGTGGTACGCCAGGTTTTCAGGCACCTGAAATTAAAGTAGGCTGTGCGTATGATGAAAAagtataactattttttttttaattttaatttatttacactGCCAAAAAAGTCAAGCttcgtttcattttttatagGTTGACATATTTTCATACGGCGTGTGGCTGTATGAACTGATATCTGGATTTCGACCGTATCGAGAGTATCGAACTGCCGCGGAAATGAAAAAAGCCGTCAGTCGTGGCATTCGTCCTTCATTACGCAAAGATGGCCTAAACCCGAACATGCCTTATTTAGAACTTTTAATGGAGGTAGGCATTTGTTTTCATGTGAACCACTGAGAATGTTTACGTGTTTACAATTCCGTTTTTGAAGTGAAcaagtgttttttattttcgcCGTAGGACTGTTGGCGTGCAAATCCTGTAGTACGACCTACATGTACTGAAATCTTAGCACGCTTAGAAACACCAGAGATACGTGTACTAGACAATGTGTTTCCCTCCCTTGATGGCAGTGACTTAGAAAGTGTCAAATGTGTATCGTTATGGAAGAACCCCGATGAAGGTAGGTACCGGATTCGTTGtgtaccaattttttttttatgttcgtTACAAATCACAAGCGTTTTACTGTTTCCTTGCAGATGACAGCAACgatgaagaagaagagaaaaaaatacttctatGGTGTGACCAAGAAACGTTTCGAGAATACAAAATAATTGATGTTTACAAAGAGCGGGTCGTCTTGCATTCTATATGTCCCGGACCACGTGTTCTGTGTACAATAAATGTTGGAAAACACGTGTGGCTGGGAACGGAGGTAAGTATTGTATTTGTAAAGACTATAAAATTCTCATCGGTAGTTCAAATATGAGTCGGAAAAATCTTTTTACTTTACTGTCATTGGTCAGACTAAAAGTGACAAAATGTTTGTCATGTTAACAGGGTAGACAAATTGAAATATTTGGTCAAATCAATTTATCTGAtgagctgacgtcagcaaaaccaTCAGTGTTGTGGACTGTACCTGTCAGTGATCCGGTCATGCAAATGGTGACGTACGAAAAACAGGTTGGTTGGATaatttagatattttttgaGGGCAAGTGAGATAAATCAGGAGAGAAAATACTTTACTATTCAAAGAAGCCTCGGCATCCTTCAGGCTTAAGTACCAGAGGAACGTTTTTGACTTTAACCCATTCGGTTGACTAAATTCCATCCTCTGCGTACAGTgattcaaaaaacaattttttaggcTCTATTCAATCACAAGAAAAGGAAAGCTAATTTTAGCGGATAGtctatattttaaattaaaaataaaaaaacttctgCCTCAATTTTCCCGCGCAGTAATAACTTTGCGTGTGCAGTAATGTCTGCGCGTGAGCAGTAATAACTACGCATGTGGAGACATAACCATCAAAAGGTTTTGCCTATGATTCATGAGTAAACTTTTCAAGCGTTTAAATTCATCTTTTGTAGAGATCGCTCAGTCTTCAGGTTATATGAAACAAATCGATATaagcatttaaattttttgtgttttaaacaGGCTGGTTATGTATTGAGAGTTTTCGCCTCACTTGCAAATGGAACACTTTTGGTTTTAAGCAAGAAAGAAGGCGAAGCAGACGaagataaacttttgtttaacgAAGAGATTGAAGATATAATATCCAATATGAAAGAGAAATGGTCTGAACCGACTGTAAGTTGAAACAGTGCGCGGATGCAAGTTTTGTCCTCGCAGCTTGCTTCTACTTTAATTGATATAAAAGTGttattattttaatctttttttttatatatattcaataAGCGCTTCCCTCCTGAGAAACAGACAATAGTGCGACTGCCTTAACAAAACACATGCTgagaaaaaatacataaatacgTAACAAAATAGAATTTGTTTTAGAAGTTCACAAGAAATACTaaacttaaattaaattaattaaaaaagaagatAAGATACAGAGTAATTTAAAGCAGAGTAAGAAAAATGATATTTAGCTATAAGCGCCAGTTAAAAGCAGCACACAAGTGTCTAAAAGTAAGGGAGCCTTTCTTATCCACACCAAAAAAACTCCGTTAGAATCGACAATTTATCTCCACAATTTTGAgctatttttatgcaaaaatggTACTGAAGCTGCAATGCTACATTACTGTGGTAACTACAATTTTTTCTGTAGGTAATTAACCTTGCAACAAAAGGACTTCCAGCTAAATGCATGACGTTCACAAGAAACAACACTGAATTGTGGGTAGGCTCTGGTAACATGATCATCATAATTAATCCCGATACGTACGAAATTCTGGAACAGATTCAAGCTTTGCGCATGAAGAAACACCATTTAATTTCATGTATGGCTACTGATGGAAGTAGCGTATGGTTGAGTGATCGAAAGAGTTCCATTATCACGCAATGGGACGTAGAAACCAGGTCTAAGTTGTTGAAATTGCAATGTAATATGGAAGCTCCGTTAAAGCAGAACTTGGTTCGCCCAGTGGAGTTTAATGATGCAATTTCGTTTGAGGAATCGTTTTCGGAACAAGTTGATATGAGTCCCGTAGTTAGTGCTAACCGTGGTAGCAGCGGTAATGTCGCTAATAGCGGCAATAACGGTGATATTGCTGATAGCGGTAACATCGCTAACAGCGGTAACATCGCTAACAGCGGTAACATCGCTAACAGCGGTAATAATGAGCGTGAAGATGCCGTTGCGCCTCTTGAAAGCCCAGTAGGCGCGACCACTCCCACTTCAAGAAGACCGAGTAGACTGTCGGGTATATATTCTAAATTTAGAGATGCTATATCGCGAAAAGATGCGGACACAGTTGATAACCTTAAGACAATATCTAACGCAGTGCCTCTCCCTAGCAATGTTGAGCCTGGTAAACAACGTTCTTCTTCCAACGCAGCTTCCTTGCAAGCATATAAACCGTCGAATGAAAGCGAAAACACTACGAAGAAAATAAAGAAGGAGGCAGTTGACTTCACAACACAATCCTCTAAATTATTAACTAATCTACGAAAAAAACCTTCGTTAATGGTATCGAAGAGAAGTTCGAAGCGCAGAAATTATGCACCTAGTAAGGAGATGTTAGAGCATGATATTTCTGACGAAGTGAAAAATGCTGCTATAACACGACCACGCGTTTCTGCGTGGTCAGGAACGCTCAACAGAGTCACTGCGATATGGTATTCTAAAGGCGCGTTGTGGGTGGGGCGAGCTTCCGGTGATATCTTGGTGATAAATATGAATGGCAAAAAGTTACTTAACGAAAACAAAGAACTTATTGATGAAATTCGGGCCACGATAGAGTGTGATTCCGAACTTGGTGTGGTGATTGCCATTTTAGGTGGAACGGTGCGACAACAAGAAAACTGCTCAAAAATGGTAACCAGCTTTGTGGAGATGGGTACTTCTAAATTGGCATCTGTTCTTAGAATGGAACCCAGAACAAGTAGAACACAGTCAGTTAGTGTAGCAATGGGAAGAAGAAGGTCCGTGTCACATTCTTTCGATAAGTTTCAAATCTTTGTATTCGAATTGTGGAGTTTGCAcgaattcaaaaaatttaatggaAAGATAACGtccttaaaaaatattgagGATGAAGAAGAGAAATATTAAAAGTatgtttaatataaaaatagctATTAAAGAGAATTAGTTAAGGATTAGTTGCTTTTAAAATCCTTGATGTTTTGAGGATCGCAGCACAAGTCAACTTGTCATTTCTAGTTCTCGCTCTATCTCTAGTTTTTAAAAGACTGATTTCCACTAATCCAGATTTGACCGGATTTTGATCCGCGCATGCGCAGAAGAGTTTTGTGGGTTTTTTTCATCCAAAATGTTCAAAAACAGTTCCATACTCGATTCAAAAAAAGGGTTAATATTTTTATGGTCCAAGTTTTGAATGTAAGTTCGAAAACGAAAAGGAAAGAGTTAATTTTTGTGagtagaatatatttttttaatgtttgccacttagaaattttacattttaaagtaaaaatgtcAAAGAATATTATCTGTGGTTGATCATATGTGAGAGCAATGATATGTAAGAGCAATGATATGTGAGAGCAATGATATGTGAGAGCAATGATATGTGAGAGCAATGATATGTGAGAGCAATGAAATGTGAGAGCAATGATATGTGAGAGCAATGATATGTGAGAGCAATGGTGAGAGTAAAAAATTGTGGTAAGGAAATGAACATTAGAAATATGACTCACGATTGTGCCTTGTCGTCATCGTTACCAGAACACTCAATTGCACCAGtctgaaaaaacaaaaggaaaaagaaaacagGGGG is drawn from Hydractinia symbiolongicarpus strain clone_291-10 chromosome 8, HSymV2.1, whole genome shotgun sequence and contains these coding sequences:
- the LOC130655538 gene encoding leucine-rich repeat serine/threonine-protein kinase 1-like isoform X2 — encoded protein: MELSQSEIHSELVQACMTGDLKNILNLLYYYKESVEKLIKGDVAFTYKTKYGAYKPGEYLYLACENNHPPLVEHLLKLGADPMQTHNSMMTPLLVACQKGNLEVLKLLHSHGVELHPEEVFFKDSPIYHCCRHGQVNILEFIIENVPGVLMKTTHGGIGTSPGHEYADIWAGLSKIAKSEGGFVVGNLLLYVGCIQKHVNVVKCLVNKGIAVHDILPGNTFYSALQSPLSAACRNKDLELAKYLLEQKAEITSSIANQYPEFTATLLERNVKKYRRSYSISAVSAKHETLVENPLSIYWDSIGLHKIHRHWLESNANCICFIDIHENKITDLPMDFFELLPNLEDLDLSCNELNNIPSQGLENAKLTRILVCKNKLKKVPINLFLNKHVNTIDLSQNLLQYLPPEPVTNNGLTALDEQWECVSLTLLKCSNNALQSIPPAISGAIGLRKLILSNNMLSSFSVNWKCPLLTASCGPEGFVAVDKKKVADSISGSIQAAFNTNCEFPVALLSYCLQVLDLSYNQLEHIPDSICCLTSLCELDLSHNAALRQLPAELGNLKNIWNLRLTNLNITDVPFTFDERNHAKTVLPYLRVKLRKSVPFNRMKLMVVGLQGRGKTTLIATLQGKKPPPNISTVGISVEQWSLSSPSKSVVGTLFRDSNEPKDILFSSWDLAGQHVYYATHQCFLTGKTLYLAVFNTTHGQEGIDSLGPWLLNIQARAPNSRVIVVGTHIDSIPNANRKMVLDRMDQEIRYKYDKKGFPIISGCAFVSNTTGEGLSYLREKIYSVADQMNNSNDGIGKMAPLSYIQLYDSIVRETQYRKEMELPPVLTMDEMLILAQANPNNDIFDVEELIIAAKFLHENGILLHFNDHLRELNTLFFIDPSWLCDMLSLVVTVRQINPFIVGGYIKKRDLMVIFLKNPRLPEQYIPQYFRLLERFEIALCLDDETFLIPAMLPKERPGLAMEKEMAKYSNPEKGLDLVNEKTNDHINRNYHMNYIPSGFWSRLIARIIIAVHKWGMILQADNNDAKLEKLNVTNEYSLLFWREGILVLYEDGYFLVESFCDEMEYEHYSNEGVAISVWSREQDFSVMGFIVDHLDMLITEWYPGLEDVDEYGCALIQKLIPCPVCKFARQQTLENFHGLAGNLKENYASFFREPKYVNQFDLQVCALAATSFKAISCTRHASEPVKLRLVVPDLLLTDLPSHYVINPDEFEFEPSEQTRLGEGGAGGVYRGCYQGKAIAVKQFHSATKTRYFNESFQDANSNWTDNSSDVFMPTDQTIEDHMEDGKVIRAFWDLRQEVAVLCRLQHPNVINFVGVCHTPLCFALELAPMGSLQTILEKLQNEREEKYRGVPTFNMCVGSVLSKEITHLIALQVAHALCYLHESEIIYRDLKSDNVLVWSLNPDDDINVKISDYGISAFATPQGVIGEGGTPGFQAPEIKVGCAYDEKVDIFSYGVWLYELISGFRPYREYRTAAEMKKAVSRGIRPSLRKDGLNPNMPYLELLMEDCWRANPVVRPTCTEILARLETPEIRVLDNVFPSLDGSDLESVKCVSLWKNPDEDDSNDEEEEKKILLWCDQETFREYKIIDVYKERVVLHSICPGPRVLCTINVGKHVWLGTEGRQIEIFGQINLSDELTSAKPSVLWTVPVSDPVMQMVTYEKQAGYVLRVFASLANGTLLVLSKKEGEADEDKLLFNEEIEDIISNMKEKWSEPTVINLATKGLPAKCMTFTRNNTELWVGSGNMIIIINPDTYEILEQIQALRMKKHHLISCMATDGSSVWLSDRKSSIITQWDVETRSKLLKLQCNMEAPLKQNLVRPVEFNDAISFEESFSEQVDMSPVVSANRGSSGNVANSGNNGDIADSGNIANSGNIANSGNIANSGNNEREDAVAPLESPVGATTPTSRRPSRLSGIYSKFRDAISRKDADTVDNLKTISNAVPLPSNVEPGKQRSSSNAASLQAYKPSNESENTTKKIKKEAVDFTTQSSKLLTNLRKKPSLMVSKRSSKRRNYAPSKEMLEHDISDEVKNAAITRPRVSAWSGTLNRVTAIWYSKGALWVGRASGDILVINMNGKKLLNENKELIDEIRATIECDSELGVVIAILGGTVRQQENCSKMVTSFVEMGTSKLASVLRMEPRTSRTQSVSVAMGRRRSVSHSFDKFQIFVFELWSLHEFKKFNGKITSLKNIEDEEEKY